The Corvus cornix cornix isolate S_Up_H32 chromosome 8, ASM73873v5, whole genome shotgun sequence sequence GTTGGAACAGAAACTTCTGCTTCAACATACAATTTGAGTGAAACTGTACAAGAACATACAgaacctgcagctgcagacCTTGGTGTTGCTAATACACCTTTGGGAAAGGACAACCAAAATACTGACGAAGATGGTTCTTTGGAAGAACCCATAAAATCCTTCAGCAAATCCCAGCGCtgggcagagcctggagagcctgtgtgtgttgtgtgtggcCGCTACGGGGAGTATATCTGCGATAAAACAGATGAAGATGTTTGTAGCTTGGAATGTAAAGCCAAACACCTTCTACAAACTCAAGCAAAGGAGAAGCAGCTAAGATCTGATCAATGCACAGATTCGCAAGCAGAAGCTCACCTGCTTAATACACCTTATTTCTACAAAGATCATTCCTTTATTTTAGGTTTGCAAGATGAGCAGGTTGAGAACCTTAAACTCCAGCTGGGTATTGCTGTCCAGGGCCAGCAAGTTCCAAGACCTATTGTAGAGTTTGAACACTGTGGTTTTCCTGAAACtttaaacaataatttaaagaaTTCTGGCTATGAAGTCCCAACTCCCATCCAAATGCAAATGATCCCTGTTGGACTGTTAGGGAGGGATATTCTGGCTAGTGCTGACACGGGCTctggaaaaacagcagctttcctgcttcCTGTTATTATGAAGGTTTTGAAAGAGGTAATGAAACTTTGGGTAGTTAGGGAAAGCAGTTTGCAAATTTGTCTCTTGGATTCCCAGTGTAATGGAGACTGTGATTGCAGCGGTTTTCATGAACATTCAATGATTTATTTGACTTTTGATTGATAAAGCATTTGGTTCTTGGAGGGGGGAGGTGCTGATTATTTTTAGTGAAATTGAATGTTTTTTCACTTTGGTCAGATAAAGCAATTTTATCAATATTATCTATTACACAGTTCCTCCTTGTTGAGAAAGTTAATTAAATATTGTGGTAAACTTCCTAAATGACTTAAAATAGAAAGTGAAAGTAATTCCAGTCCCTCTGTAAGTTCTTCCTGTATCTTCATATATCAGATGGCTCGAAGACAGTTGCTGGCATTTGCGTAATTTCACAGAGTAATTTCTCTTGGAATATGTTTGGTTGACTGTCAAAAAACTACAGGAATTTGGGGtaataaaatttctgaaatcCTCTAGTTACACAGTCTCCCCTTTGATAGTGTGGGAAAAAGAGTTAAGAAAACTTCTGTTTTGTAAAGACATTAATGTATGATTAGAAGCAATGGCAAATAGTATTCTGTACCTTATGTGTGGTTCAGAATTGTTTTTTGCTTTAGTTGTTTTATTCAAAAAGAGatgcataaaaatatatcagaGAATTCTGGACCTGATTCTAGTGATGCTTTGCACTGTTTAGATACCTTTATAGctacatgtatatatacacacaaatgTGTGTAAACCTTTTCAAATGAATAATTGAAAGATGATTTAAGTAACTCTTTTATTCTTCAAAGTACTCCAGCATTAGTTTTAAGAAAGAAAGCATTATGTAGAAGTATGTAAGTGTATTACACTCCAATAGTTCCCCTGTTTGATTATCATTAAAGTCTGCAAGACAGATATATGTTTATAATAACAGGCTCAAAATTGGAACCTCAGTGAAAAGTATGTCTGTACACAGTCTTTCCAATTCTTCATCTTCACGGTAAAGGACAAGTTAAAGTATATatcaagaattaattttattttgctgttaaaaatagttctcatttttaatgtaaaagatTACTTTGGGaaatttgaaagctttttgtCTAAATAATAAAGCAATTCCATGTTAATCCgatttttttgtctcctttctaGACAGAAACTCCATCTGCCCTTATTTTGGCACCAACAAGGGAGCTGGCAATTCAGATAGAGAGACAGGCGAAGGAGCTGATGGCTGGGTTACCCAACATGAGGACAGTTCTGCTGGTGGGAGGTTTGCCCCTGCCCCCACAGCTGCACCGGCTCAAGCAGAGTGTGAAGGTGAGTGCTGACTGAGTGTGGAGAGCTACATTGTCatattcacagaaaagaaagatgttaCTGGTGACATGTATGAACACACAAAGATGGCTTTCTCCTAAGTCTGTGctactgaaacattttttaccTCCTGAAAATTTTACAGttacacagtttttaaaaaacattttgactTCTGATTAAACATctaatagctttttttttgtttgtttttagaataTTTAATGTGTGATATTGCTGGTTTCAAAGACTGAAATACGCCAGTATTTTAGACAAGGAGTTGTAATTGACAGCAAAAAGTAGTTTGTTTTTCATGCAGATTTTATTGTGTGTAACTTAGACACTTCCATTAGAGCTTTAAAAGGTCCATTTCCTTTTAAGTCTTCATAATTTATAAGTTTTCTAAAAGTTTTATGACTTACTTGAATGCAAGTAATTTCACTAATTACTGCTGTTATTATGTATGTGCTGgaattttacagtttttctaGGATGGTCCTCTGTTCTTTCATGGAGTTTCTAActcctgtgggttttttcctcctttttttttttttttttttttttaggtgatAATAGCAACACCTGGAAGACTTCTTGAGATTTTAAAGCAAAGTTCTGTTCAACTGCACAGTATAAAAATTGTTGTGGTGGATGAAGTAAGTTCTTATTTATCAAAGCTTTATTATCTATACAGAGGTGCTGGAAGAATAGTGTGAGTGGCTAGTCCATCTGATTAAACATACAGGGTGTTTgttataaaaatacagtgtatttCTTAAgagacagttttattttttgacacAGTTTGAGGTGTGTTTAAACAACATATGTTCTATTGCTGTAAAAGATTTAGGTACCTGACAGGATAATACTGTTAGACCAGTGTGAaccatttgtttttaattttctcacttagctttttttctgactgtaaATACTCCTGCATTTGGATTGTTACATGCCAGTCACGCACATTATGGTTCTTCTGTCAATTCAAAGTTCAGGATCCTGCTGTTCATGGAAGGAATGTGGTAcaaatgtaatatttttcatttaggtGGATACCATGTTAAAAATGGGTTTCCAGCAGCAAGTGTTGGATATTTTGGAAGATATCTCTCATGATCATCAAACCATACTGGTGTCAGCCACGATTCCAGTGGGCATTGAGCACTTAGCAAATCAGCTTCTGCACAATTTTGTAAGAATAACAATTGGAGAAAAGAATCTGCCGTGTTCCAATGTTCGGCAAATTATCTTGTGGATAGAAGAAccatctaaaaagaaaaaactgtttgAAATACTAAATGtaagtttaatatttttctcataaGAGCAGTTTATAAAATGATTCATGTCTTTCCACATCTCTGTCAGGTTCTCATCTCATGGTCAGGAGAAATCGAATCCATGCTGATGGTGAACAGCCGATGGTTGTAATACCTTTTTAAATAAGCTATTTAATTTTACAGGACAAGAAGCTCTTCAAGCCTCCAGTGTTGGTGTTTGTGGACTGTAAACTAGGAGCAGATCTGTTGAGTGATGCTGTTCATAAGATTACAGGATTGCAGTGCACAGCTATGCATTCTGAAAAGTCTCAAGTGGAAAGAACAGACATATTACAGGTTTGTGCCTGCTAAAGATAAAGGTGTTTTGGTAGATTTCAAATggccttttttttaagtgtggCTTCATTTGAGTGACTGAAGTCATAATTGACTGCTTTTCTGCAGTAATACCTGAGGTATTGCTGGGGGAGATGAGAGACAGATGGGACTAAGCAAAACTGTAGATAATAATCCCATTTTTAAATGTAGGTAAATACAGAGACTGTTTCACAGATTATTTGAAATGGGAATTTAAATAAGCATTTAACTGTAATTGATGATTTTTGCAATTAAAACTGCGGGTTTGATCTCTCTTTGTTACCTCTGTGGATTATATTCCTGTCTAAACCAAGAATACAGGGAGCCATTCTCTCTTCTACAGTAGAATAATGCCACTGGGTTTATTTATCTCCTATGCTTAGAGAGgttcaaaatacaaataaggaaaaaagaattaatttttgtttgtttctccctTGCCAGGGATTACTTCAAGAGAAGTATGAAGTTATAGTAAGTACTGGAGTCCTTGGACGAGGGCTTGACCTTGTCAATGTCAAACTGGTGGTGAATTTTGATATGCCTTCAACTATGGATGAATACGTACATCAggtaaattaataaatacattgcTAATGCTTTATTTGAAAAGTATGTTGAAATATGACATCCACCTGTggaaatttaaattcaaatgtaaacagaaatatcattttcctcttcagaaTATTGTTTttataggaaaggaaaaaatggtgcTGGATATGTCTTCCATAAGTTTCCCATGTAAATCACTCAAATCTAGAATACTGTTCTTATTATACCCTGTATTAAGTTACTAAAACATAGAAGAGCATCTTTAAATAACTTACTTTTGCAGTattgttctttctgttttgtacACTCTTGTATCATTTTGTGTCTATAGAAAACAAagtttacaattttttttattgtgtgaAGAAAGGTCAAATACTCCtcttgcagctgcagctcatggACAGTGCGGGATATACATTAATAGTCAGGAAAGCAGTCACTAACTTGATTTCTCCCCCTCTTTCTAGTCAAGCATCtcctctgatattttttttctgtggatttcCTGCTTTAGAAAAGATGATCTGTGCATTGAACGTGTGAGTGCATTTATATGCACAGTCCCCAGCCCTAGTTTAGCTGGCACGTCAAGAGAACTCATTCTTGCCCTCTTTGTGGCATTAGGAAGACACAGTGCTACTGTGTGCAGTTCTGAGAATATCAGCTATGGGAAAAGCCAACAAACTGGCGGGAGTCCAGGTGAAGTCAGGGGGCTGGTGCATGTGACGCTTGAGGACgggctgagggaactgggctTGTTTGGGCTGCACTAGAGACTTAATTGCTGTCTTCCATTTGGGTGGTTACAGAGGAGACAGAGCCAGACTCTCCTTGAAGATGCCCGGGGAAAGGACAGGAGCCAACAGTCATAACTTGCTACAAGGGAAATTAATGGCCTCataggaggaggaaaaaattttCGCAGTGAGGGGAGTCAGGCAGTGGAAGAGGCCAGAGGGGTGATGGTACCTTTGTGCTTAGAGACACTTGAAATAAGGCCTTGAGGGAACTGATCTGACTTTGAAGTAAACTTTGTTCCAAACAGATAAGAAGGACCTCTGGAAGTTATCCACTGTAATGAACTCCTCAAGTATTCTGTGTTATTAACAACTGCAGTACTTCcctcttatttttaattatctttctGCTAAAGTTTCAAGCATGtattaagtaaataaaaatgttttttcctagCATCAAAACTATACCAATATGAACATATTAGCTGTTCCTAAATAGAGAGTCTTTGTAGATTCTTTTCTAATTTGTTCAAGCATTTTAGATAATATTGGTAAATAATTTAAAGGACATTGAAAGTAAGGGCATTTTTGTAGACATGCTGGTGCATACTGTGCTTGATGTATGTGGCATCTCTAtaacacagattttttaaaaaccctttcTTTGGATCAGATCTACTGTAGGCCTTTGCCCATAGTCTGTACCTCATATCTCGGTATCAGTATTGGACTTCTGCTGTGTCCCATAAACAAGTCACAATTATAGATGCATTTCAGCTACAGCTTCAGATCTACATATCCTGAATTCAGGAAGTTTATTGTAAGTAGCTTTGTGCTTAGAGGTGAGATAGGGATTTGGCCCTGTTGCTTAGGTTTACTTGCTGTTTCATAACAAAATCATAAACTTCTAAGACTATTTGAAGGACTTCCATTTAATAATGCTAacttaaaatgaatttatgCTTTTTCAGGTTGGAAGAGCAGGGAGATTGGGTCACAGTGGAACTGCAATTACTTTTATCAATAACAACAGCAAGAAGCTCTTTTGGGATGTTGTGAAGAGAGTAAAACCCACAGGCACCATTCTTCCCCCACAGCTGCTTAATTCCCCATATCTGCATGACCAGAAAAGAAGGGAACAACAGAGACTTAAACAATTACAGAGTAGCCTTGTAACAGGAGATAATATTATGgacattattaaaaaacacaacaaaaataattctcagAGGTAATAAAGGCATATTTATAGTTATGTAATTACAATAAAGaatgattaaaaagaaatatgaaatgttGCCTTGTATAttgcatttttagaaaaaatttgTACCTTTTTTAGGGAGTCTCATTTTTATctcatctttattttgaaatagtgCCCATTGTGTGCTTAAATTACAGTAGTACCTAGTAAAAGTACTCTGTAACCCTTTTTCACAGCTAGTAGTCTTTGATcttactttcaaaaaaaaaaaattagtggcAGATTAGCCTCCCCAAACCTCTGAAAATCTCATTCTGttagtttaaataaaatcttccaCTGGGAATATTTCTCCAAGTCCTCAGTATGCTTTCTTGGGGTTTCTTAGGAACATATATGCAAGTTTTGTTTGTAAACTTGTTTGTACTGAAAATTTAGTTTCTCCTTTAGTGTTTGTGGACTAGCTGGAAGTTTTGCTCAAGGACTTTGCAATACcagaaataatttgttattaGTGTAACTTCATTGAAGAGAAATGAGATAAACgctataattttgtttttatctaatgaaatttaattaatgTATAAATGGTCATAATTACTCATTTAAGCATAACTTGCCATGCTCTGACACCagatgttcttccttttttttttgggaaatgaggtcaaaactgtattaaaatagTGTTGTATGATTTCCCATCCTAAATCTGAGATAGGTCATAATTggaacttccttttttttttttcccccccttcccacttttaaactgaagtttgaaaaatcagtttcatCAGACCTTTCATGCTGCTGTGATGCCTCATCCCTTTTTGGCAGGGAGTTAGATGTCAGTCCTGTGCATTGTATGTCTGCTCTTTGGCCAAAGGACAGCAATGGGATAAATTGACTGGTGGCAAAGAAATTGTTAAGAGCTTAGtagcttatttttttccctgacaagaaataaaaagagtgGGTCTTACATAGCGCAGGACTGATGACATGAGTGTGGCACCAGTGCCAGATACTACTTCAGGGACTAATGTTGTAGATGTGAGGAGACAATTTGGTGGGAGTTGTTGAATATGACTGTTTGATATCAATCTTGAATTGTAGAGCCAAGTTCAAACAAGAGCTGGGGTCTGTCCGAAGACACGTTAGGGGTGTTGAATTCCTTTGACATTGTTTACAACATTTTTCCCCTTAACATAATTCACAACAATGTGTAAAACCGTTGCCATGCTTTTAGTGCTATTTTCAATTTGGCATCATATCAAAATAATGTCTTCTTTAGAGATGGAAtttgttgatttttctctctcGTTGGAAATAATCCACTCCTGCctataaaatgtttttgtgtaACACTCCTGCAGACAAATTTAGCCATTGGTATGTTTAGAAGTTCGGACACCTCTACCCATGGCCTTGCTGTACCAAAATTCCACAAATTGTGTTCAACAATCGTGAAATCAAACAACAGTTCTACACCACGTTTGTCTCAGGAACTAAATTCAAGTACAGGATCTGTAAAGGTAAAATTGTGTCAGCAACTTGGTTCTGTTATCTTGCAGCAAGCATTCTTATTGTTACTGGGTTTACATGGTTAtgtataatatattttattatcaaTGGGTCTTTTGTGGGCGTATATATCTATCGATTCCAGCAccctgtttttatttcttctcctggtgctgctcGGAGTGCCAACATTGCCTAAGTGTCATGAGttcttttaattcctttcccACCCGTTTTTCGTCCCCTTTTCACCCGTGCTTTGGCTGTGCACGAGGTGCGGTGTAGCTGCCCTGCCGGGGCTGAGGTTGGCCGTGCGGAGCGGGTGGAGCTGGGTGCGGTCCCGGCCCGCGCCCTGCCCGCGCCTCAGCGCTCACAACCGGCCCGCCgcggcgccccctggcggcgcGGGGCGCTGCCTCGGGGCCGGGCCTGGGCGGTGCCTGGCGAAGCCAATCGGGCGCGCCCGGCGCGTTCAAACGAGGCGGGGGCGGCGCCGCGGCCCGAGCGGAGCgcagcggggcgggcggcggtTGAGGAGGGGCGCGCTCAGGTGAGGGGCGGCCCGGGCGGACCCTTCTGCCTCCCGGCGGGGGCTTCCCCTCCGCGGGCTGTGGTTTGGGCAGCCGCggggctctgggctgtgtggggcCGCGGgtctggaggtgctgctgctgcctcctcgCCCTCTCCCCGAGGGCGGGCCCGTGACACAGCCCCGCGGCCGTGCGGGGTCTGCCGGGGCTCGGCCGGGGAGAGAGGGGAGCTTTGCTGAGGGATAACAGAGCTGCCGGTTCCTCCTGCGCTTTCGCCCAGCTTTGAGCGCTTAGCTTTCGTCCCTAGTTAGTggctgtaattttttaaaaatgaggaatGATCGTATTTCTTGTTCTGAGTTCAGTTCTCTCGAATTGCACCTCATTCCTTGTTTTAGAACGAAGGAGCTTTTAATGGGGAGTTTCGCTTTTCTACAGACAAAGTTTGTGACTATTCACAAGGCACAGCTGTGGCAAGAGGAGGGGAGAACTTACAAGAGTTACGTTAAAGCTGCATGGAAAGGATGGACTTTTCAGAAAACACTAAGACCATTCATAGCTTACATCCGTGTTTCTCTATTTACTGACTGCTAGAGGGAACCACAAAGTTTGTATTTTACTACTCATGAACCATAGTTTCCTGTCTCAAACTGGATTGAGCAATAAATACACTGCTCTGAAATTTTGGTATTTTCCTCACAAGTTGTGAGCTATGAAAACTGCAGTCGTGACATGTGTAAGTGGATGTAATTGCATAAAGTCTGAGAGTACTCTGAAAGCTATAACTTAAAAGTGCAGCGTTAAAGGAAACTTTTGTTGGAGCAGTAGCTAAATGGTTTCTTCTACATCACTTGCTCTCatcttgctttcctttctcccccCGACCATGTACTGCTGTTGTTAATGATATTGCAGCTTTTGAAGGATCAAAGACAGATGACTTCTCGTTGACTTGTAACAGTGAATTAATTGCAGCTGGCAAGTCTGCAGTGGGTACTGATATCAAACCTGTTACAACCCAGTAACTCTGATGCAAATGCAACAGGGAAAACATACTTTCCTATACAGATTACATATATAGACCTTTTGAAATATGTACATGTAGAAAGGACAGAGAatatattttgcagttttcttttgtcCCCTAGGCTAGGTATCTATTGTTTTGCTATGTGGCTATGTACTAGAGTGAGCTAAAATAACATCTAAAGGTGTTATTAATAGTTGTCTTTATTAACTGTCCTATTCTGATACTGGCTTATATATATTCCATAtcaaaatcctgaaaaaaatctgtttcacaTGTTCACAGACTTCCTATTTAAGGCTAACTGTTGTTCTATTGGAGTCTGTTGCCTGTGAAACTCTGAGTGTAAATAGCTGTGAGTGAATGGAGGCACAATCTGGAATTTCCTTGCTTTGGTAATCATGGTAGATCACTTGGAAGAAATATCCATGGTCATCTTTGTTGCTAAATAGTTATACTGTTCTTTTTACCAACTGGTGCGTCTTTGTAATGGTTGGTttactttctgaaacaaatcATAGGATTCAATAAATCAAGTCAAGTAACCTGCTGTTGTTGGAAGCAGTCATTCAaatataaagtaatttttttttcttttaatactgGAGGTGAGGCAGGATACTAAGTGTTCTTAATGTTTGGGAACGTGTACTGCAGTGTATGTAAGGAGCTCCCTGTGCACCAAAACATAACTCACACTGGACCTGAGAATCgtaaaaaaaattttgctttgtctCCCCAGATTCCTCATGAAGCAGCAACTAGAAATAATCCTTTAGGAAAGGTGCTGTACTTGTTAACATTTGGGTTTTAATTTGCTGGAAGACAAGATGCCTATTTACACAGTTCCTGCCAGGAGCCCCGCTGGGACACGATGCATTGCCACTTTGCGGAAGGCTTCCTCGCACAACACCCTGGCCAGCAGCAAAGCAtctgggcagcagctgaggtcacAGGTGTTGGGAGAAAAGGATAGTCTGCCTTCGTGTCCTGAGAATAAGACTGAGGAAGTAAATAGGACCTATGTGATTTCAGCTTGTGAAAAAGTGAGTGATGCATCAACTACTTTTAAACTTGAAGGCAGATTAACACTCCAGAGGAGAACTGGAACAAGCAAAAAATCAGTGTCTGGTAGTGACACAACACAGGGCACAGAAGAGCTACAAACAGAGAAAAGACTTACTTTGCAGAGGCGTGTGAGGACTGGGTCCACAGAGAAGAGTAAAATTAATCAGAATATTGTgcctagaaaagaaaatgatgacTTTGATGTGCAAAGAAATGGCAAGATTACACTTCCACAGAATATTAAGGGTACAGATGGTGTTAAACCAAACTTGAAGTTAACTGAGAATCAGTCAAGTACCAAGTTGCAGCATAACCTGAACAGCAAGGATTCCTTTGGTTTAGTTGGTTGCGTCTGTGAAAATGCTATTTCCAAGTGCATAAAAGATAAGACAAGCACTGCTGACACAAAGTTTCAAAATGAAGTTCCTAAATCAGAACAGTTAGTTACCTCAAAATGTACTAATGGGCTATCAGGAGAACAACCGAATGAAAAAGGCAATATAAATAAGCTAGCGGGAAAGCAAAGGGTACAGCACTTGATGATGAAACATACCAGCTTGGAAAGACCAAGGACACCAGCAAAAGTTTCAACAGAAAGATTTACACTGACACCAATGAACAGCACTTCTCAAGATCAACCAGCTCCCAAGCCAACCTCAAATGAACGAACACCTCATCTGCAAATTTTAGCCAAAAAACTCCCTAGTGTCTCCAGCTCTCTTCCTGTGAGTACaggttcagaaacaaaagtgaaCACAGAAACTTtagctgagagcagcagcactggggaagatgttttcaaagtgaaaaacagcaaagtgaTTGTAGCTGCGCGGGTGCGGCCCTTCAATAACAGGTTTGTATCCTGGACTTATTTCTGGTGCTAACAGTGTATGTTGATTTCTACTTTGTACTTTTTGAGTTATTTAAACATTGACCCAATAAGGATATCAGATAACTTCCAAGTATGTATTATACTTCATGCAACACTAAGATAAAGATTTTATTAAGACACTGAATTGACTTTATAGGTGTTTGGTCTATTTTTTACATATTCATTAACAGAAGTATTTTGAGCCTTAATACCTTTCCTCAAACAGGTATTTTTAGCAATGATCActgatctttttattttccattaggCAGTAGATTGAAATTACTAACTCAAAGCATGTagcttatattttttttattttccgCACTTTCCgttcagagagaaaactgaaaactcaTTCCCTGTAATCTCCGTGAGTGGTTCAGAGACAATTGTACGAAATCCATCCACAAACCAAGTTTACAGCTTCAGTTACGACTTCTCGTTCTGGTCTTTTGACAAGGGTCATCCTAATTTTGCAAGTCAAGCAATGATTTATAAGACTTTGGCACAGCCACTCCTTGAAAGAGCTTTTGAGGGATACAACGCTTGTCTTTTTGCTTATGGGCAGACTGGCTCTGGAAAATCGTACACGTAAGTTGCTAATAATAATAGTTAAAATTCCATAGGAGCCAATTGTTATGCAGTGTTAAGTCATGAAAGAGATTGTATGGAACAGATTTCAGCGTGATTGAATTGTGTCAAAATGTTagtgtgtattttaaaaataattaaaccaaTATTTATAGCAGTTAAGCAAAAGTTAactttggaatatttttatgtatctgACCCTGACTTCTTTCTacttttaatgaagaaaataaaaacttttcagtttcagaaaacCTTTATCATTGCAGAAAGCTTCTCAAACTCTTCCAATGCTGTTTTTCACCACTGTTTGCTATTTTGTGCATGAAGCAACATAGTAAAATATAGCATGTTTTTTGGAGAAGACATTTAAGAGATCATTATAATTATGGTCCTTAAGCTTCAGAACTTCAAATAAAGCCAGGTGTTTGTGGCACTGCTTATTTGAAATCAAATCTTTGCAAAAAATAATCCCAGATAAGTAACATTTTTAGGGTTTATGGCCACCTGTGTGTAtcttatttgtattttgaaatagaatGCTTAGTGAGCTGTTTGGTTTCCAAACATGCATCTATTAAAATTAGTTTATGAGTTTTATAATTCCTATCAGTACTATAGACTTTTAATAAAGGTAGTTGAGGatcagaaatgtttcagttcaatttacaataaatacagaatttacaCAGAAGTAAGTTCTCTTTTAAGTGGATGAACTCAGTTTTTACTTACGCTGTTGTTTTTACCTTGGCCTAAAAGAAAGAGAACTCTGAATTGCAATTGTTATCCTATctgttggtttgttgggtttttgttgggatttttttctttcacttaatATCTTACCTTCACCCCTTTGTGTTTTGAACAAGGCTGAAATTAGTATCAGGGTCCTCTGGTCAAGTTTACACAACAAatttctgctgtgcagctgtgtgtgtCTCTAGACTGTAGGTGGATTAGTCCAGTGCACTGGTGTTCTGCTGTGGCAGAACTCAACAGGGAAAAACTGCACCAGAGCTGGAGACGGGCTTAGGTTACACTGGAAGTCTGCAGAGAATATAAAATGCAGGCATGTTAAGATATTAAACATCTATAGGTTTAGTGTTTATAGTGCAAcatatttttcagctgctgtagaGTCTTCATTTTACTTGGGTTTTCAAC is a genomic window containing:
- the DDX59 gene encoding probable ATP-dependent RNA helicase DDX59 isoform X1, which translates into the protein MFLPRSVKVKRTPDEDRSCTAKKHKLSSGGSLLEETTEFQDCKSVGTETSASTYNLSETVQEHTEPAAADLGVANTPLGKDNQNTDEDGSLEEPIKSFSKSQRWAEPGEPVCVVCGRYGEYICDKTDEDVCSLECKAKHLLQTQAKEKQLRSDQCTDSQAEAHLLNTPYFYKDHSFILGLQDEQVENLKLQLGIAVQGQQVPRPIVEFEHCGFPETLNNNLKNSGYEVPTPIQMQMIPVGLLGRDILASADTGSGKTAAFLLPVIMKVLKETETPSALILAPTRELAIQIERQAKELMAGLPNMRTVLLVGGLPLPPQLHRLKQSVKVIIATPGRLLEILKQSSVQLHSIKIVVVDEVDTMLKMGFQQQVLDILEDISHDHQTILVSATIPVGIEHLANQLLHNFVRITIGEKNLPCSNVRQIILWIEEPSKKKKLFEILNDKKLFKPPVLVFVDCKLGADLLSDAVHKITGLQCTAMHSEKSQVERTDILQGLLQEKYEVIVSTGVLGRGLDLVNVKLVVNFDMPSTMDEYVHQVGRAGRLGHSGTAITFINNNSKKLFWDVVKRVKPTGTILPPQLLNSPYLHDQKRREQQRLKQLQSSLVTGDNIMDIIKKHNKNNSQR
- the DDX59 gene encoding probable ATP-dependent RNA helicase DDX59 isoform X2, with translation MFLPRSVKVKRTPDEDRSCTAKKHKLSSGGSLLEETTEFQDCKSVGTETSASTYNLSETVQEHTEPAAADLGVANTPLGKDNQNTDEDGSLEEPIKSFSKSQRWAEPGEPVCVVCGRYGEYICDKTDEDVCSLECKAKHLLQTQAKEKQLRSDQCTDSQAEAHLLNTPYFYKDHSFILGLQDEQVENLKLQLGIAVQGQQVPRPIVEFEHCGFPETLNNNLKNSGYEVPTPIQMQMIPVGLLGRDILASADTGSGKTAAFLLPVIMKVLKETETPSALILAPTRELAIQIERQAKELMAGLPNMRTVLLVGGLPLPPQLHRLKQSVKVIIATPGRLLEILKQSSVQLHSIKIVVVDEDKKLFKPPVLVFVDCKLGADLLSDAVHKITGLQCTAMHSEKSQVERTDILQGLLQEKYEVIVSTGVLGRGLDLVNVKLVVNFDMPSTMDEYVHQVGRAGRLGHSGTAITFINNNSKKLFWDVVKRVKPTGTILPPQLLNSPYLHDQKRREQQRLKQLQSSLVTGDNIMDIIKKHNKNNSQR